A genomic window from Pirellulales bacterium includes:
- a CDS encoding HD domain-containing protein — protein MGNEYRHKIICDPVHSEIPVSELEQKLVDSRSFQRLRNLKQLGLASLVYPNATHTRFAHSLGVFRLMSRVIDLFVDRGHFNDEDRRKLRIAALLHDIGHYPYSHLMEFVDRDKLRPTLLRKGTGAATVGTTAVRYPSHEKIGELIIEKRTDLAEVLSQAGLDPKEIGSMIRGQHTKPAYNRLTHSSLDVDRMDYLVRDSLGTGVPYGHIDLDYILSNLDVVSEPNEEGKDVLDVVLAEKASTAAEHFLVARYFMHKVVYFHKTTFGLEALLRQILFLMREQKRVYADGDAVRNAITDDAQFFAFHDGYVDAAVQLAAADKSAGTLADLCNLLLTRTPPKLLCEVPSLRNHDGQHRNEYVLFRNNKAGKIEGLAAKYGIPKEFWIWEDLPKDVSFEAMGPSIELSQVEDLKPEEAAELIRIQGKDGKIRRLIEDPTSIIHHLSKLKLQVSRLYLAKPVEKELLASIRAEVNSWSKQD, from the coding sequence GTGGGCAACGAGTACCGGCATAAGATCATCTGTGATCCCGTTCACAGCGAGATTCCGGTAAGCGAGCTAGAACAGAAACTAGTCGATTCTCGTTCCTTCCAGCGCCTTCGCAATCTGAAGCAGCTCGGTCTCGCCTCACTAGTTTATCCGAATGCAACGCACACTCGGTTTGCGCACTCGTTGGGCGTATTTCGCCTTATGAGCCGAGTGATCGATCTGTTTGTTGATCGCGGACACTTCAATGATGAGGATCGACGCAAGCTGCGAATAGCAGCTCTGTTGCATGACATTGGCCATTATCCCTACTCGCATCTCATGGAGTTTGTCGACCGCGACAAACTGCGGCCCACACTGCTACGCAAGGGAACTGGAGCTGCAACCGTCGGCACAACTGCCGTCCGTTATCCGTCGCACGAAAAAATCGGCGAGCTGATCATTGAGAAACGCACTGACCTCGCTGAAGTATTGAGTCAAGCAGGACTCGACCCGAAAGAAATCGGATCGATGATTCGCGGACAACACACAAAACCGGCCTACAACCGATTAACGCATAGTAGCCTCGACGTAGATCGGATGGACTATCTAGTCCGTGATTCTTTGGGGACTGGCGTTCCCTATGGGCATATCGATCTAGATTACATCCTGAGCAATCTTGATGTCGTTTCGGAACCGAATGAGGAGGGCAAGGATGTTCTCGACGTAGTCTTGGCAGAGAAGGCATCGACTGCCGCCGAGCATTTTCTCGTCGCGCGATATTTCATGCATAAGGTCGTCTACTTCCATAAGACGACATTTGGACTCGAAGCCTTGCTGCGACAGATCTTATTTCTGATGCGAGAGCAAAAGCGAGTTTACGCAGACGGCGACGCCGTTCGGAACGCAATTACCGACGACGCACAGTTCTTTGCTTTTCATGACGGATATGTGGATGCGGCTGTCCAGCTTGCCGCAGCCGATAAGAGTGCGGGCACTCTCGCCGACCTCTGCAACTTGCTCCTCACGCGAACGCCACCAAAGCTCTTGTGCGAAGTTCCTTCGCTTCGAAACCATGACGGCCAACATCGGAACGAATACGTTTTATTTCGCAACAACAAGGCTGGAAAGATTGAAGGTCTCGCCGCGAAATATGGCATCCCGAAAGAATTCTGGATCTGGGAGGATCTTCCAAAGGACGTTTCCTTTGAGGCAATGGGACCATCAATTGAGCTATCTCAGGTCGAGGACTTGAAGCCTGAAGAAGCCGCCGAGCTGATTCGTATTCAAGGGAAAGATGGAAAGATCCGTCGATTGATTGAAGATCCAACAAGCATCATCCACCATCTCAGCAAACTGAAATTGCAGGTAAGTCGTTTGTATTTGGCTAAGCCAGTTGAAAAAGAATTACTGGCGTCCATCCGTGCTGAAGTAAACAGCTGGTCTAAGCAGGACTAG
- a CDS encoding DUF6573 family protein → MSEENDLRRDGWDLIHVYTRAEAIEDGVLIDVSETAREAGFRFPVAMTDAAWHKLIAVPPELGHQDEIGRLWDVLNVLLFSIRKSKDNSSEIRFRVSVLNEHEKLEEVEVKSLCGPGDNLEPVITIMLPDED, encoded by the coding sequence ATGAGCGAAGAAAATGACCTACGTCGTGACGGCTGGGATCTTATCCATGTTTACACTCGCGCAGAGGCAATTGAAGATGGCGTGTTGATCGATGTCAGCGAGACCGCTCGAGAAGCTGGATTCCGCTTCCCGGTCGCAATGACTGACGCGGCCTGGCACAAGCTCATCGCTGTCCCGCCCGAGCTTGGACATCAGGATGAGATTGGCCGCTTGTGGGACGTTTTGAATGTTCTGCTTTTCTCGATTCGAAAATCGAAGGACAACAGCTCTGAGATTCGATTTCGAGTTTCGGTTTTGAACGAGCACGAGAAATTAGAGGAGGTCGAAGTCAAATCTCTTTGCGGCCCCGGCGACAATCTCGAACCGGTCATAACCATCATGCTACCGGACGAGGACTGA
- a CDS encoding TlpA disulfide reductase family protein, whose protein sequence is MKSACLLLVNALFWLPLPLRDASADICEISLTIHVTDQNQNPIEGANIGLGSIAGQRASELADEDRSGTEWYYYGNCRSDKHGHAVLKTERRLLDHFCIVGRHEKRKIIAINHVSDPSSPLTMRLVPEHEVSLDITSRELAKRDHKLGNVRLTVFQVGKASAVFDSLAQDARLVLPAGHYELDINAGWPAQRMKKVIEVLQTSDAQRLDTIDLLAARMFALEGEQAPDLADVVAWKNSVPLRLADLRGKCVILEFGGYWCGPCVRQLPILFSLFDKYQAKGLVIIWVHSDVARDDYIPVGDASALDDRLAGIRASAWNGRDIPFPVAITMSKEAPTPIAGDLPGFATNATYAAFGVHAVPDAVLIDRQGRVVKRFDPESDSDIAILRKTLGE, encoded by the coding sequence ATGAAGAGCGCTTGCCTACTTTTAGTAAATGCCCTTTTCTGGCTTCCGCTACCCCTGAGAGACGCAAGTGCGGACATCTGCGAAATTTCTTTGACGATTCATGTAACCGATCAGAACCAGAACCCAATCGAAGGTGCAAATATTGGCTTAGGTTCTATTGCCGGCCAACGAGCGAGTGAACTGGCGGACGAAGATCGCAGCGGCACCGAGTGGTATTATTACGGGAACTGCCGATCTGATAAGCACGGACACGCTGTGCTAAAAACGGAGCGCCGCTTACTGGATCATTTTTGCATTGTAGGGCGACATGAAAAACGAAAAATCATCGCCATAAATCACGTTTCCGACCCATCGTCTCCGCTAACGATGCGTCTCGTCCCCGAGCATGAGGTATCGCTTGACATCACGTCACGAGAATTGGCGAAACGCGACCATAAGCTGGGCAACGTCCGGCTAACTGTGTTTCAAGTGGGCAAAGCAAGCGCTGTTTTTGACTCACTGGCGCAAGACGCTCGGCTTGTCCTGCCCGCCGGCCATTACGAACTGGATATTAATGCTGGCTGGCCTGCTCAACGGATGAAAAAGGTGATCGAGGTTCTCCAAACGTCAGATGCTCAGCGTCTGGATACAATTGACCTTTTGGCGGCCCGAATGTTCGCACTTGAGGGGGAACAAGCCCCCGACCTCGCGGATGTAGTTGCTTGGAAGAATAGCGTTCCACTTCGTCTTGCGGATTTGCGCGGCAAATGCGTGATACTCGAATTCGGCGGTTACTGGTGTGGCCCATGCGTACGTCAACTCCCAATCCTTTTCTCGCTGTTCGACAAGTATCAAGCAAAGGGGTTGGTAATCATTTGGGTTCATAGCGACGTCGCCCGAGACGATTATATTCCTGTAGGGGATGCTTCTGCTCTCGACGATCGTCTAGCAGGGATACGGGCGTCTGCCTGGAACGGGCGCGACATACCCTTTCCCGTAGCAATTACCATGTCGAAGGAGGCCCCGACCCCGATTGCGGGCGATCTGCCCGGCTTCGCAACGAACGCGACGTACGCAGCCTTTGGGGTCCATGCGGTGCCGGACGCGGTGCTGATTGACCGCCAGGGAAGAGTCGTTAAGCGATTCGATCCGGAAAGTGATTCAGATATCGCGATCCTCCGCAAAACATTGGGCGAATAA
- a CDS encoding helix-turn-helix domain-containing protein — MKTSETTNGVPNPKMVLIKANEVADLLGVSTRTLWRLLSEGRLPQPVRLGGNTRWRLPDIETWIANGCQALDRAGECQKPGGGN; from the coding sequence ATGAAAACCTCCGAAACAACAAACGGCGTTCCGAATCCCAAGATGGTGCTGATCAAGGCGAACGAAGTTGCCGATCTGCTTGGCGTCTCGACCCGAACCTTATGGCGATTGCTTAGCGAGGGACGCCTGCCGCAGCCGGTGCGGCTGGGCGGGAACACCCGCTGGCGCCTTCCGGACATTGAGACATGGATTGCCAATGGGTGCCAGGCCCTTGACCGGGCCGGAGAATGTCAGAAACCGGGAGGTGGAAATTAA
- a CDS encoding DUF1559 domain-containing protein, with protein sequence MGNAREAARKASCQCRLKQIGLALHNYLSQYGEFPPAYTVDADGKPMHSWRALILPYFEAGATPNYNLAEPWDSPANLKVIDQLPDIFRCPSDHHTAPGMTNYVAVVGDETLWPNTSGRKAEEISDGLSNTIAVVEITGLEIPWTKPFDLEFAKMSFQINSGSTTDIASPHVSGVNLLMADGSVRYVPREMEPSRVRALLTVAGGENTLPP encoded by the coding sequence ATGGGCAATGCCCGCGAAGCGGCTCGCAAAGCATCGTGCCAGTGCCGTCTGAAGCAAATCGGTCTCGCGTTGCACAACTATCTGTCGCAATATGGCGAGTTCCCGCCTGCGTACACGGTCGATGCCGATGGTAAGCCCATGCACAGTTGGCGGGCACTTATCTTGCCATACTTCGAGGCTGGGGCAACCCCGAACTACAACTTGGCAGAGCCGTGGGATAGCCCCGCGAATCTCAAAGTGATCGACCAGCTCCCAGATATATTTCGCTGCCCGAGCGATCACCACACGGCCCCTGGCATGACAAACTATGTCGCTGTGGTCGGCGATGAGACGCTGTGGCCAAACACGTCGGGCCGTAAGGCGGAGGAAATCTCCGACGGTCTGTCCAATACCATTGCCGTGGTCGAAATTACAGGCCTCGAAATACCGTGGACGAAACCATTCGATCTGGAGTTTGCGAAGATGTCCTTCCAAATCAACTCCGGGTCAACCACCGACATCGCCAGCCCGCACGTCAGCGGAGTCAACCTGCTGATGGCCGACGGCTCGGTGCGATACGTTCCTCGGGAGATGGAACCAAGCCGTGTGCGCGCGTTGTTGACGGTCGCCGGGGGCGAAAATACATTGCCACCGTGA